GATGGACCTTTAGGCACCGTAATCAATGATGCAATTAGTGAGCGAGTAGATATACCTTGGCAAAAATTACCTTTTATCGTGCCGGACCAAGGGTTAAGTCGTAAGCGCTTGGCAGACTGGTGGCAGAAAAATGGTATTAATCCGTTAATTTACTCCAAAGTAGCAGGTAATGAGGCGGCCGTTTCTATGGTGAGTTTAGGTTTTGGTGTGGCACTTATTCCAAAAGTTGTTGTCGATAATAGTCCAATAAAAGACAAGGTACAGATTTTGTCGATGCCGGATCCGGTACCTGCATTTGATGTTGGCTTGGTCACTAAAAAGGCGCACTTACAGCAACCTATTATGAATGCAATTTGGCAGCTGCTTAAGTAACACTAACTAAAGACTAGTGATTTATTTTTAAACAAAACGCTTTTATCTCTAATGAAAATGGGTGAATATTTGTATATTTTTCGGCGAAGCTTGTAAGTAATTGTAATTTTTGTTGCAGGATTTGTTCGGATTGGTAAAGTGCGCGTAATTTCTCGGAGAATTTTAAATATTGAAGCATATAGTTTGCATAATTATATTGTTTTTTAGTTGGGGAAGTTGTGCTCAGCAAAGCGAAAATGCAATTGAGCTAAGTCAATTAAGACTTGGTGTAGCATTAGGTTTTGGCACAATTACAAATCCACTCAATGATGGTGATAATTTACCGTTAATTGTGATCCCCGATATTGCATACTATGGTGAACGTGCTTACTTTGATAACGGTCAACTTGGTTTTACCTTATCTGAACATAACCGGCATGTATTTAATCTTATCTCCGAGTTCAATCCAGAAAATCGCTTTTTTGTGACATGGCACCCCGCCAATGTATTTATTGCTCGAAACGCATTCACGGAACCTGCAAATTCGGAACGGATCTCTATTTCAGAAATAAATAGCCCTAAGTGGGCATTAGATGGTGGTGTGAATTATCAGTATATTGCCGATACTTGGCGCTTTTCAGCCAGTGTATTGCACGATATTTCTAATGTACACAAAGGTCAGCGCGTTGCATTAAGCTTAAGTAAAGGCTGGCAAACACAATCTGGATTATTGAGTGTGCGTTTGGGGCTTGATTATTTATCTCACAAACTCGCAGATTATTATTATGGTATTCAAGCCGACGATCAGGTTGGCATTACGTTTCAGCAAAATGCTGCCTGGTTGCCTCACGTAGAACTAAGTTGGCATAGGCAAATTAATCAACATTTTGGTTTGTTAGCAAAAGTAAAATACCACTATTATGGTTCGCTTAGTGATAGTCCTTTATTTTCGAGTAATCAAAGCGTGACAGTATTTACTGGGATGACCCATGTTTTTTAGATGCTGTCTGTTTTTTATATTGTGCGTATTTAACAGTGCGGGCGTTGCTGCAGAGCAAAAAGCGCATTTTCAGTTAGCTCCTGCGGTGTGCATGGTGCAAAACAGTGATGATGTGTGTCAGGTTGATGTTAACTTTGAATGGCAGATAAAAAAAGCAGAGGATGTTTGCATTTTACGCGATCAAACCCCTTTAAAATGTTGGCAAAATGCCACTGAAGGGCGTTTTAGTTATAAAGCTGACGTTCAGTTTGGCACTGTATACTCCTTGGTCAATCGGAAAACTGGCAAACAAATCGCCAGTGCGAAAATCAAAGTTCAAAGCAGCAATACCAAGTCGCAGCGTAGGCGATTACGCACCCCTTGGAGCTTTTTCTAGGAGACAAAGATGGCGCATATTTTATTAGTGGAAGACGATATTGCCTTACAACAACTGACCAAAGATTATTTAGAACACAACGGTATGACGGTTGATGTGTTAAGTGATGGTTCTGAAGTGATGGCGGCACTTGAAGCTAATATGCCTGATTTAATGATTTTGGATGTCATGCTGCCAGGTAAAGACGGTTTTAGCGTGTGTCGTGAAGTACGCGATCGCTACCAGTTGCCCATTTTAATGTTGACCGCAAAAGGCGAAGATTTTGATCAAGTGATTGGTCTTGAGCTGGGCGCCGACGACTATGTCATTAAACCAGCTGAACCAAGAGTTTTATTAGCACGTATCTCTGCGCTACTGCGTCGTGGAGCAGTAGAAAAAAGTAGTGAAGAACTGCGTTTTGGTACGCTTACTATTGATAAAAACAGCCGTATTGTTAAGTTGCTTGGTGAAGAAGTGAGCTTAACCTCGCACGAATTTGAATTACTGTGGTTACTGTCAAACAGCGCAGGCGAAGTACTTAGCCGTGACTTTGTGCACGAGAAAATGATTGGCCGTGAGTACGATGGCTTAGACAGAACCGTAGATGTACGTGTGTCTCGACTACGTAAAAAACTTGGCGATAATAGTGATAAACCCTATCGCATTAAAACCGTATGGGGACAAGGCTACTTGTTCGTATCAGATGCTTGGGGATAATCACAAGCTGCAAGGAATTTAGATGGGCAAGTTATTTGTTAGCTTATACGCCTATATTATCATCTCTATTTTTATTCTTAGCGGTGCGCTCGAGAAACTATGGCCTGAACCCAATGGCATAGATGCGCTACCGCTTGCGCCGCAAGTCACAGAATCTCTCTCCCAACTAGCAAAAACCGCTAATGGCATTACTAAACTCAAAGATATTTATCAAAACGAAGTGATTTCGTCTGATCTTGTTGCATTTTTGCCAGAACAAAGCGCCGATTTAAAGCAAGGGCTAGCAGTACCAGTATTTGACGGTCCGCAGCAAGTAATCTGGTATTTGCGGGTAAATGATAAAGAATTACTGAAAATTGGTCCGTATCGTTTTGATGTTAATAGTTACGACTCGGTATGGCCATTTTTCATTATGTTGTTGGTTATTGGTTTACCCGTTGCGGCCTGGAGTTATTGGCTATGGCGTGATTTTAATCAGTTGGAAAAAGCATGTCACAATATAAGCGCGCCGGAAGATTTACAAATCAGCGGTGACGACAAATCTGCTTTATTGCCAATAAAACAAACATTAATGGCGATGAAAGCGCGTATAAAACACTTATTGGACAGTCAGCGCGAACTTACCTCGTCTGTATCTCACGAGTTTAGAACGCCATTAGCACGGCTTAAATTTGCGATTGCGATGCTGGAACAAACACAAGGCGATGATAAAAGTAAGCCGTACTTTGACGGTATGCAGTCCGACATTCAAGAGCTAGAGTCGCTAGTGAGTGAAATGCTGGAGTTTGCAAAATTAGAACGAGAAAAACCGCAACTTAATATTGAGTTGTACGATGTAGTCGCGCAAACACAACACTTTGTGCAAAAGCTTGGCTTTAACCACTCAACTGCTATCAAAATTGAAGCAAACACAGCCATTCAATTAAACGCCGACCCACACTTCATTGGCCGCGCAATTCAGAACTTTATTGGTAATGCGCTGAAATACGCAGAGCAGCAAGTAATCGTTACCTTGACGCAAACCTCAAATACTATTTTTATTAAAGTGGCTGATGATGGTCCTGGCATTGAACAATCCGAGTGGGAAAACGTATTTAAACCATTTACCCGTTTAGATAAAAGCCGCAATAAAAAAATCAAAGGATTTGGCTTAGGGTTAGCAATCGTGCAAAAAATCATAAACTGGCACGAAGGTGAATGCTATCTTGAAAGTGGCCCGTTAAAAGGCGCATGTTTTGTAATTGCGTTACCTAAAAAACCTTAATTTGATCTCTGCTAAACTAATGCAGCATAAACCTGCTATGCTGAATTTTTGTAAACAAAACATTAAAATAAACTAAATGAGATTGATTCTCATTGGTTTTGAAGTTTATAATAGCGTTAGTTTATAAATCTTCATTAATAAAAATTATACTTTATAGGTCACATAATGATTAATTTTCGTAAATCTGCGTTAGCATCAGCTGTGCTTGCTGTATCTCTTGGCTTAACTGGCTGTGGTGGTAGCGATAGCAAAAAAGATCCTGTAACTCCTGTAAACCAAGCTCCAACTGATATCCAAATCTCAGCATCTTCAATTGCTGAAGATACACTTGGCGCGGCTATTGGTGCACTAACTGCAACAGATGATGCAACATCAGGTCTAACCTTCACTGTATCAGACGAACGTTTTGAAATTGTTGATGGCGAACTTAAAGTTAAAAATCATTTAGCGGTTAACTTTGAACAAGAAACAGAAATTACTGTAACTGTAACTGTAACTGATGCAGGCGGTTTAACTTTTACAAAAGACTTAACGCTTAACGTAGCTGATGTTGATGCGGTCGCCGGCGTAAATACCTATGAATTTAATTCAAAACTAGGTGAGGGTTCTTCAGTTTCTTACACAGGTCAAACTGCGCGTCATGCACTCTCGGCAGAAATTAAATATTACATGGGTTTAATGACAGTTGAGTACATTGAGACTAATGGCATTATGGCTGCTGATGTAAGAGCTAAGTTAGATGCACTTTGGGGCGACTACGCGGCTGTTGCAGATTCTTCTATTTCTCACCTAGGCTCAGATTTATCAGCTTATAAGCAAAAGTCATTTGCTGAAATTTCAAGCTCAGGCAAAGAATTAAGTGGCAAAATTGCAGGTAATGATGCAAGCAAAATGTATCAGGATTGGTTAGTAGCTGGCACGTTTAAAGGCTGGAATGATTTTGGTACACGCGCAGCAACGCCTGAAGGTTTAGTTGAGCATTACTTTGATTTATTCATTGCTCAAATTGAAAAAGTGAACGCGGGTGAAGCGCTAGTAGATGCAAATGGTGTTGCTATTTCAAAAGCATATATCACACCAGAAGGCTTGGATTTAGTTCAACTGGTTCAAAAGCATACCTTAGGTGCGCTAATGTTCTCACAAGGTGCTGATGACTACCTTGGTGAAGGTCTTGAGACAGACAATAAAGTAGCGCAGAAAGAGTCAGCAAAATACACAGCTCTTGAGCACCAATTTGATGAAGGCTTTGGTTACTTCGGTGCGGCGCGTAACTATCTAGAATACTCTGACAGCGAGATTGCTAAAAAAGGCGGTCGCGAAGACTTCCAAGGTAAAAATGATATTAATGGTGATGGTGTAATCGACCTAGCGTCAGAGTTTGTGTGGGGCAACTCTTCAAATGCAGCAAAACGTGACCTTGGCGCAACAGTTACAACTGACTTAACAACGCAGGCAATGCTTCACTTTATTGCTGGTCGTAAAATGATTACCGATAACCATGGTTCGGACCTAAGTGAGTTCTCAGCTGACGATCAAGCAAAATTCCGCGAGCATGTTTTCCAAGCCGTAAATGCGTGGGAAAAAGCAATTGCTGCGACAGTTGTTCATTACATTAACGATGTAATTGCTGATATTGAAAACATTGAAGACGGCGAATACACATCAGCTGAATTTGCGGATTACGCTAAGCATTGGGGTGAAATGAAAGGTTTCGCACTGAACTTCCAATTCAACCCATATTCACCGTTTGCAAATCATGAACTAAACCCGAAAAAAGATACGGTAGGCGAAGCAAAATTTGTGGAAATGCATGACTTATTCGGCGACATGCCAGTACTTGCTGATGCAGATGCATTTGCACAGTACAAAGCACAATTAATTGCAGCGCGCGATATTTTAGATGATGCGTTTGATTTTGAAGACGCGAACTCAGAAAACTGGTAATTTAAAAAACGTTTTAAATTGATATAAAAGGTTAGTAATTTCGGTTACTAACCTTTTGCTGTATTTATAATTCGAGATTTTAGGATAATTTTATGTTGATATCCGCAAAACTTAAACCGATAGCATTGGCAACATCATTAGTATTGACGTTGGCAGCGTGTTCGGAAGATACCTCAAGTACACAGGGACCAAATTTTGGTGGCGGTACAAGCGAGCCAGGGAATGGTGGCGGCACAACGTTTGATGAAAAAGCGTTAGTGGCAAACTTAGTCGATAATGTGATCACGCCAACATTTACCTCGTTTAATCAACAAGCGAATGCAAACAAACAAAACATTGAAAGCTATTGTGCAGTTGAAAAAGCAGCGATGGCAGGTGATGCAACTGAACAGCAACGTTTAGCTGCATTAGCATCGGCGCAAACTAGCTGGCGCGATACAACGGCACTTTGGCAACATGCAGAGCTGATGCAAATGGGGCCGCTATTAGAAAATGAAGGCGAACTGCGCAATCTAATTTACTCTTGGCCTGCTAAAAGCTTATGTGGCGTAGATCAAGATACCGTGTATTTTGAAGACGGCGTGATTAATAAAAATGCATCGCGTCCTTACGATATTAAACAGCGTACCGCAACGCGTCGTGGTCTAGTAAGCCTTGAACATTTACTGTTCACCGAGCAACTAAATCACAGCTGTTCGATTGCGAATGATGCGCTTGCTGATTGGAATAACCGCAGTGATAGCGAACGTCGTATCGCGCGCTGTGAGTTCGCTGTTGAAGTCGCCAGCGATTTAGTTGATAACAGCCAAGTGTTACTTGATAAATGGAATGGTGACAATGGCTACGCAATGAAGTTAAAAAATGCCGGTGAAGTTGGCAGCAGTTTTGATAGCGTACATGCGGCGGTTAATGTAATTTCCGATGCACTTTTCTATCTTACTGAAGAACTAAAAGATCAAAAATTAGCACTACCGCTGGGTTATGAAAGTAACTCGTGTGGTTTAGAAGCATGTCCTCAAGATGTTGAGTCACCGATAGCGGCGCAATCGCTTGCTAATATCAAAGCAAACCTTGCTGCGTTTGAAAAACTCTTTACTGGCAATGGTATAGTGCAAGATAACACCACTGGTTTTGATGATTTTCTTGTAGAAGAAGAGGGCACTGACGTTAAAGACACAATGTTAACTGGCCTTGAGCAATCAAATGCCGCATTAGATGCGATTAATGGTTCGCTGCAACAAGCACTGATTGATGAAAAAGACAAAGTAGAAACGTCTCACGCAAAAGTAAAAGATGTGACCGATCAGTTAAAACATGATTTTATTAACAAACTTGCGCTTGAATTACCTAAATCTTCAGCCGGCGATAATGATTAGAGCTTTATTATGAAAAAAACACTTTTAGCATTAGCAATTGCAAGCTGTGCAACGTCCGTTGTTGCAAAAGATAACAAAGCAAACGATATCGAGCACATCACCATTATTAGTCACGGTGACAAACTGCGTACAGAGTCTGGTTCAGCAACCCTTGTTTCAGAAGTAGAACTCGAAAAATATGAATACGATGATATTCACCGTATTTTAGCCAAAGTACCGGGCGTAAATATTCGTGAAGAAGACGGTTATGGCCTGCGTCCAAATATTGGCTTTCGTGGTGTTACACCTGAGCGTAGTAAAAAAGTAACTATTTTAGAAGACGGTGTCTTAATTGGCCCGGCGCCATACTCAGCGCCGGCGGCATACTATTTTCCAGTCACTACGCGAATGACCGCAGTAGAAGTGTTTAAAGGCCCTGCGGCAATTAAGCACGGCCCGCAAACGGTTGCAGGTACGCTTAATATGGTTACGCGCCAAGTACCATTTGAAATGACCGGTGGTTTGGATCTAGCAACGGGCACCGATGGCTATCAAAAAGCGCACGGATATTTTGGTACTGAAGTAGCCAAAAATTTGGGTGTACTAGTTGAAGGTGTTCGTTTACAAGCGGATGGTTTTAAGGAAATCGATAACGGTGGTGATTCAGGCTTTAAAAAGAATGATTTACTCGTTAAAACTAAATATTTGTTAGACGGACAAGCGTTCGACCAAAGTTTTGAACTTAAGCTTTCTTACGCAGATGAAAACTCAGATGAAACTTACCTAGGGTTAACGGATGCGGACTTTAATGCAAATCCGTATCGTCGCTACGCGGCTTCTCAACCTGCGAATATGGACACTGAGCATACGCAAATTATGTTTACCCATAATCTCTCAAACGATGTTTTCTCTGCAACAACGCGTGTTTATCGCAACGACTACGAGCGTGCTTGGCGAAAATTAGGTAGCTTAACAAGTTCAAGTGCAAGTTTGTCGGCAATTATGACAAACCCAGAATTACATGAACGAGAATATGCTGTTATAACTGGTGAGCAAAACTCAGTGCTAGATGGTGAAACATCAATGTTCTTAGTTATGGGTACCAATGACCGCGAATACTATTCACAGGGTATTCAAATTGATGCCGACTACGAATTTTCACTTGGTGGTTTAGATCATAAGTTAGCATTCGGCGTGCGTTATCATGAAGATGAAATTGAGCGTAAACACTTTAGTGAAAACTATCAGATGCTTGATGGTTACGCTGAAAAAACAGCTGGTGATAAAGTATTTACTACAACCAATATCGAAAATACTGAGGCGCTTTCAGTTTATATTGAAGACACGGTAAAACTTGGCAACTTAACGGTGTCTGCGGGTGTTCGTGGCGAAGATATGGATATGTACTACACCGACCTTGTGGACAAAGACGATTGGCAACGTAAATCAACTCAAATTTGGCTACCTGGCGTGAGCGGTTTTTATCAAGTGACAGAAAACGCAGGCGTGTTATTTGGTGTGCATCAAGGTTTTGTGCCAAGCAGTCCGCAACAGGCATCTGATGTTAAAGTTGAGAAAAGCATTAACTATGAGTTTGGTGGTCGTTTTAACGACGGCGCAACTAACATCGAACTAGTTAGCTTTTTTAATGACTACAGCAACTTAAAAGAAAGCTGCTCACAGTCAAGTTGTGGTACACAAGGCGACCTTGACCGCGAGTTTAACGGTGGCGAAGTGAATGTGTATGGCTTGGAAGCACAGTTACGTCAAAGCTATCCAATTAGTACACAATTTGATATGCCATATAGCTTCACTTATACCTATACCAAATCTGAGTTTTTAGAAAGCTTTGAATCAGATTTTGAACAGTGGGGGGATATTTCGGATGGCGACTCAGTACAGTATTTACCTGAACATCAATTGAACTTTGAAATCGGTTTAGCGGCGAATAATTGGGAAACCAATTTAATCGTTAAATACGTAAGCGAAATGGATGAAGCCGCAGGTGATAATGTTACGTTATCGGGCTTTAAAACCGAGTCGAGCGTTATTGTAGATGTATCCGCATCGTATGATCTTGGTCAATATGGCCGCATTTACGGCAAGGTTGATAACCTAACTGATGAAGCGTACATTATTAGTCGCCGCCCGTATGGCGCAAGACCAAATAAGCCAAGACAGTTTGTAATTGGTTACAAATACCAGTTTTAAGCTTTGGCATTGCGAATAAGGGGCTATCGGCCCCTTTTTTGTAGGAACTGCTGTGTTAGAGATATTTTCAACAAGTTTAAGCGAACTACCGCGTTATTTTAGCGATGCGAATAAACGTATTTTTTACCTTTATTTGTTAAGTGCGGTGGCGTTAGCGCTGCCGGTGTATTTTGCTGCAACAAAACAGCGTACAACGTTAGGCTTTTTTAAATTCTTATTCCCAAAATCAGTTTGGTTAGCAAAAAGTGCCAAGCAAGATTATGCTTTGTGGGTAGTTAATAAACTGATCAAAGCCTTAATGTTCGGCCCTATTGTATTAACAATGGCACCGATAGCAATTGCGCTAAGTGACGCTTTAGAATGGCTGTTCGGTCGCACAGAGCCGTTGGCATTGGCCAAGTGGCAAGTAATCACTATTTTCACTTTTCTACTTTTTATTATTGATGACTTAACGCGTTTTTTACTGCACTACGCTCTGCATAAAATACCGTTTTTATGGGAATTTCATAAAGTACATCACAGCGCAAAAGTACTTACGCCATTTACCATTTACCGTTCTCACCCTGTGGAGAGTTATTTATACGCGTGCCGTATGGCAATCGTACAAGGAACCGCAGTGGGTATAGGCTACTATTTATTTGCCGATGCAATTAGTATGTTTGATGTGTTAGGTGCCAATGTGTTTGTGTTTTTGTTTAATGTTTTTGGCGCAAATTTACGCCACTCACATATTTGGTTGTCGTGGGGCGATAAGTTGGAAGGCGTTTTTATTAGCCCTGCACAACATCAAATCCATCACAGTGATAACCCCAAACACTTTGATACGAACTTGGGTTCCGCACTGGCTATTTGGGACCGTATGACAGGTACCCTCATTAAAGCATCAGAAGTTGGCAAGATTTCCATTGGTGTAGGGCAGTATGATTGCGGCCATGATTCGTTATTTGCGATTTATAGTAAACCGTTTTTAGAGTCTGCAAAATCATTAAAGCTAAGTGCTAAAAAAGGCATAAATAAAATAGTGCCGAATAAAGACAAGGTCACCAATGACAAAAAACCGAGCATCTAAGGCTCGGTTTTTTATAACGCGTAGACGAAATTTAGTTTTTATTCGGAATATTACCTAGTACTTCAACGAGTAGGTTGAAAAACGGCTCAACTGTATCGATTTTCACTTTTTCATCTGGCGAATGCGGAAAGCGAATCGTCGGTCCAAACGACACCATATCCCAATGTGGGTAAGCATCCTTAAACAAGCCACATTCAAGTCCAGCATGGATCACCATAATTTTAGGTAATGTGCCAAACATACCTTGATAGGTTTCACGTAAAATATCTTTAATTTCAGAATCGTCTTTTGGCTCCCAGCCAGGGTACGCACCTGTGAAAGTAACGCTCGCACCTACAAGGGCAAATGTTGATGCAATCATATTTTGCGTATTAGTGCGGGCAGAATCGATTAGTGAGCGAACCAGACATTTTACGCTAACAGCGTTTTCGTTTGTTAAAACAACACCTAAATTGGTCGATGTTTCAACGATGCCGTCGATGGTGTCACTCATGCGAATAACGCCGTTCACACAACCATTTATACTATTGATTACCGCTGACTGCGATACTTTAGCAAGTTGTTTTTCGGGTAATGGCGCATCAGCAACCGATAGCAAAATATTTGGCTCAACTTTACTTAATTCTGCTAAAAACAGTGAATTGATATTTTTAAGTGCATTAGCTAGTGTGTCTTTATCTTGGTCATCGATTACTAGCGTTACTTCTGCTTCGCGTGGAATTGCGTTTCTCAGTGAGCCGCCTTGTAAGTTGGCAATGGCAAAGTCGATATCTAATAAACTTAATGCACGCACTAATAGTTTATTTGCGTTTGCGCGACCTAAGTGAATATCAACACCCGAATGACCGCCTTTTAAACCGTTAAGTGATACGTTAATAGCTGATTTAGTTGTATCTGTCGCTTCCCATTCGATTGGCAGCTCAATGTTTACATCAATACCGCCTGCGCAGCCCATGTAAACTTCGCCTTCATCTTC
This region of Pseudoalteromonas spongiae UST010723-006 genomic DNA includes:
- a CDS encoding MipA/OmpV family protein encodes the protein MFFSWGSCAQQSENAIELSQLRLGVALGFGTITNPLNDGDNLPLIVIPDIAYYGERAYFDNGQLGFTLSEHNRHVFNLISEFNPENRFFVTWHPANVFIARNAFTEPANSERISISEINSPKWALDGGVNYQYIADTWRFSASVLHDISNVHKGQRVALSLSKGWQTQSGLLSVRLGLDYLSHKLADYYYGIQADDQVGITFQQNAAWLPHVELSWHRQINQHFGLLAKVKYHYYGSLSDSPLFSSNQSVTVFTGMTHVF
- a CDS encoding DUF3019 domain-containing protein, which produces MFFRCCLFFILCVFNSAGVAAEQKAHFQLAPAVCMVQNSDDVCQVDVNFEWQIKKAEDVCILRDQTPLKCWQNATEGRFSYKADVQFGTVYSLVNRKTGKQIASAKIKVQSSNTKSQRRRLRTPWSFF
- a CDS encoding response regulator, giving the protein MAHILLVEDDIALQQLTKDYLEHNGMTVDVLSDGSEVMAALEANMPDLMILDVMLPGKDGFSVCREVRDRYQLPILMLTAKGEDFDQVIGLELGADDYVIKPAEPRVLLARISALLRRGAVEKSSEELRFGTLTIDKNSRIVKLLGEEVSLTSHEFELLWLLSNSAGEVLSRDFVHEKMIGREYDGLDRTVDVRVSRLRKKLGDNSDKPYRIKTVWGQGYLFVSDAWG
- a CDS encoding ATP-binding protein, whose protein sequence is MGKLFVSLYAYIIISIFILSGALEKLWPEPNGIDALPLAPQVTESLSQLAKTANGITKLKDIYQNEVISSDLVAFLPEQSADLKQGLAVPVFDGPQQVIWYLRVNDKELLKIGPYRFDVNSYDSVWPFFIMLLVIGLPVAAWSYWLWRDFNQLEKACHNISAPEDLQISGDDKSALLPIKQTLMAMKARIKHLLDSQRELTSSVSHEFRTPLARLKFAIAMLEQTQGDDKSKPYFDGMQSDIQELESLVSEMLEFAKLEREKPQLNIELYDVVAQTQHFVQKLGFNHSTAIKIEANTAIQLNADPHFIGRAIQNFIGNALKYAEQQVIVTLTQTSNTIFIKVADDGPGIEQSEWENVFKPFTRLDKSRNKKIKGFGLGLAIVQKIINWHEGECYLESGPLKGACFVIALPKKP
- a CDS encoding DUF4856 domain-containing protein, with product MINFRKSALASAVLAVSLGLTGCGGSDSKKDPVTPVNQAPTDIQISASSIAEDTLGAAIGALTATDDATSGLTFTVSDERFEIVDGELKVKNHLAVNFEQETEITVTVTVTDAGGLTFTKDLTLNVADVDAVAGVNTYEFNSKLGEGSSVSYTGQTARHALSAEIKYYMGLMTVEYIETNGIMAADVRAKLDALWGDYAAVADSSISHLGSDLSAYKQKSFAEISSSGKELSGKIAGNDASKMYQDWLVAGTFKGWNDFGTRAATPEGLVEHYFDLFIAQIEKVNAGEALVDANGVAISKAYITPEGLDLVQLVQKHTLGALMFSQGADDYLGEGLETDNKVAQKESAKYTALEHQFDEGFGYFGAARNYLEYSDSEIAKKGGREDFQGKNDINGDGVIDLASEFVWGNSSNAAKRDLGATVTTDLTTQAMLHFIAGRKMITDNHGSDLSEFSADDQAKFREHVFQAVNAWEKAIAATVVHYINDVIADIENIEDGEYTSAEFADYAKHWGEMKGFALNFQFNPYSPFANHELNPKKDTVGEAKFVEMHDLFGDMPVLADADAFAQYKAQLIAARDILDDAFDFEDANSENW
- a CDS encoding imelysin family protein, with translation MLISAKLKPIALATSLVLTLAACSEDTSSTQGPNFGGGTSEPGNGGGTTFDEKALVANLVDNVITPTFTSFNQQANANKQNIESYCAVEKAAMAGDATEQQRLAALASAQTSWRDTTALWQHAELMQMGPLLENEGELRNLIYSWPAKSLCGVDQDTVYFEDGVINKNASRPYDIKQRTATRRGLVSLEHLLFTEQLNHSCSIANDALADWNNRSDSERRIARCEFAVEVASDLVDNSQVLLDKWNGDNGYAMKLKNAGEVGSSFDSVHAAVNVISDALFYLTEELKDQKLALPLGYESNSCGLEACPQDVESPIAAQSLANIKANLAAFEKLFTGNGIVQDNTTGFDDFLVEEEGTDVKDTMLTGLEQSNAALDAINGSLQQALIDEKDKVETSHAKVKDVTDQLKHDFINKLALELPKSSAGDND
- a CDS encoding TonB-dependent receptor family protein, yielding MKKTLLALAIASCATSVVAKDNKANDIEHITIISHGDKLRTESGSATLVSEVELEKYEYDDIHRILAKVPGVNIREEDGYGLRPNIGFRGVTPERSKKVTILEDGVLIGPAPYSAPAAYYFPVTTRMTAVEVFKGPAAIKHGPQTVAGTLNMVTRQVPFEMTGGLDLATGTDGYQKAHGYFGTEVAKNLGVLVEGVRLQADGFKEIDNGGDSGFKKNDLLVKTKYLLDGQAFDQSFELKLSYADENSDETYLGLTDADFNANPYRRYAASQPANMDTEHTQIMFTHNLSNDVFSATTRVYRNDYERAWRKLGSLTSSSASLSAIMTNPELHEREYAVITGEQNSVLDGETSMFLVMGTNDREYYSQGIQIDADYEFSLGGLDHKLAFGVRYHEDEIERKHFSENYQMLDGYAEKTAGDKVFTTTNIENTEALSVYIEDTVKLGNLTVSAGVRGEDMDMYYTDLVDKDDWQRKSTQIWLPGVSGFYQVTENAGVLFGVHQGFVPSSPQQASDVKVEKSINYEFGGRFNDGATNIELVSFFNDYSNLKESCSQSSCGTQGDLDREFNGGEVNVYGLEAQLRQSYPISTQFDMPYSFTYTYTKSEFLESFESDFEQWGDISDGDSVQYLPEHQLNFEIGLAANNWETNLIVKYVSEMDEAAGDNVTLSGFKTESSVIVDVSASYDLGQYGRIYGKVDNLTDEAYIISRRPYGARPNKPRQFVIGYKYQF
- a CDS encoding sterol desaturase family protein, whose protein sequence is MLEIFSTSLSELPRYFSDANKRIFYLYLLSAVALALPVYFAATKQRTTLGFFKFLFPKSVWLAKSAKQDYALWVVNKLIKALMFGPIVLTMAPIAIALSDALEWLFGRTEPLALAKWQVITIFTFLLFIIDDLTRFLLHYALHKIPFLWEFHKVHHSAKVLTPFTIYRSHPVESYLYACRMAIVQGTAVGIGYYLFADAISMFDVLGANVFVFLFNVFGANLRHSHIWLSWGDKLEGVFISPAQHQIHHSDNPKHFDTNLGSALAIWDRMTGTLIKASEVGKISIGVGQYDCGHDSLFAIYSKPFLESAKSLKLSAKKGINKIVPNKDKVTNDKKPSI
- a CDS encoding aminoacyl-histidine dipeptidase; translated protein: MTQLSQLSPQPLWQIFEKICSIPHPSKHEQKISAWIQQFATELGLDVKEDKVGNLIIKKPATIGMENRKGVILQAHMDMVPQKNNDKEHDFINDPIEAYVDGEWVTANGTTLGADNGIGLSASLAVLASKDIQHGPLEVLVTIDEEAGMTGAFGLEAGWLEGDILLNTDSEDEGEVYMGCAGGIDVNIELPIEWEATDTTKSAINVSLNGLKGGHSGVDIHLGRANANKLLVRALSLLDIDFAIANLQGGSLRNAIPREAEVTLVIDDQDKDTLANALKNINSLFLAELSKVEPNILLSVADAPLPEKQLAKVSQSAVINSINGCVNGVIRMSDTIDGIVETSTNLGVVLTNENAVSVKCLVRSLIDSARTNTQNMIASTFALVGASVTFTGAYPGWEPKDDSEIKDILRETYQGMFGTLPKIMVIHAGLECGLFKDAYPHWDMVSFGPTIRFPHSPDEKVKIDTVEPFFNLLVEVLGNIPNKN